In the Fusarium oxysporum f. sp. lycopersici 4287 chromosome 9, whole genome shotgun sequence genome, one interval contains:
- a CDS encoding cytochrome c oxidase assembly protein subunit 11: MHLKICQTTGWGGQPVRAHGGPGSGDEGDLASRVVPVRDAKRIKVTFSASVSDVLPWKFVPQQREVRVLPGETALAFYKATNKSDQDIIGVATYSVTPAQCAPYFSKIQCFCFEEQRLNAGETVDMPVFFYLDPDLLNDMNMKGVETVTLSYTFFKARYDNNGRFQRPMSA; this comes from the exons ATGCACTTGAAGATCTGCCAGACCACCGGCTGGGGCGGTCAGCCTGTACGTGCCCACGGCGGTCCAGGATCAGGCGACGAAGGCGATCTCGCAAGCCGAGTCGTCCCCGTTAGAGACGCCAAGCGAATCAAAGTCACTTTCAGTGCCTCTGTCTCCGATGTCCTGCCCTGGAAGTTCGTCCCTCAACAGCGAGAAGTGCGAGTTCTCCCCGGTGAGACCGCACTGGCTTTCTACAAGGCCACCAACAAAAGTGACCAGGACATCATCGGAGTTGCTACCTACAGTGTGACACCTGCCCAGTGTGCGCCGTACTTCAGTAAGATCCAGTGTTTCTGCTTCGAGGAGCAGCGTCTCAATGCGGGCGAGACTGTGGACATGCCCGTTTTCTTCTACTTGGACCCTGATCTGCTCAATGATATGAACATGAAGGGCGTAGAGACTGTGACATTGAGTTACACCTTCTTCA AAGCCAGATACGATAACAATGGACGATTCCAGAGACCTATGTCTGCATAG
- a CDS encoding cytochrome c oxidase assembly protein subunit 11, translated as MGLQRSWLTIIRYYVLSTILGFVTLTYGSVPFYKMICQTTGWGGQPVRAHGGPGSGDEGDLASRVVPVRDAKRIKVTFSASVSDVLPWKFVPQQREVRVLPGETALAFYKATNKSDQDIIGVATYSVTPAQCAPYFSKIQCFCFEEQRLNAGETVDMPVFFYLDPDLLNDMNMKGVETVTLSYTFFKARYDNNGRFQRPMSA; from the exons ATGGGACTGCAGAGGTCGTGGCTTACGATTATCAGGTACTACGTCTTGAGTACAATCCTCGGATTTGTAACTCTCACTTATGGCTCTGTGCCCTTCTACAAGATG ATCTGCCAGACCACCGGCTGGGGCGGTCAGCCTGTACGTGCCCACGGCGGTCCAGGATCAGGCGACGAAGGCGATCTCGCAAGCCGAGTCGTCCCCGTTAGAGACGCCAAGCGAATCAAAGTCACTTTCAGTGCCTCTGTCTCCGATGTCCTGCCCTGGAAGTTCGTCCCTCAACAGCGAGAAGTGCGAGTTCTCCCCGGTGAGACCGCACTGGCTTTCTACAAGGCCACCAACAAAAGTGACCAGGACATCATCGGAGTTGCTACCTACAGTGTGACACCTGCCCAGTGTGCGCCGTACTTCAGTAAGATCCAGTGTTTCTGCTTCGAGGAGCAGCGTCTCAATGCGGGCGAGACTGTGGACATGCCCGTTTTCTTCTACTTGGACCCTGATCTGCTCAATGATATGAACATGAAGGGCGTAGAGACTGTGACATTGAGTTACACCTTCTTCA AAGCCAGATACGATAACAATGGACGATTCCAGAGACCTATGTCTGCATAG
- a CDS encoding cytochrome c oxidase assembly protein subunit 11, translating to MNVAPRLARSSVRAASSQWSCFFCQNTRPKLQRNAFNFARNASNNARTGQPYTPTMEEIRAHYSKKNRTVAYYVLSTILGFVTLTYGSVPFYKMICQTTGWGGQPVRAHGGPGSGDEGDLASRVVPVRDAKRIKVTFSASVSDVLPWKFVPQQREVRVLPGETALAFYKATNKSDQDIIGVATYSVTPAQCAPYFSKIQCFCFEEQRLNAGETVDMPVFFYLDPDLLNDMNMKGVETVTLSYTFFKARYDNNGRFQRPMSA from the exons ATGAACGTAGCGCCTCGACTCGCGCGAAGTTCAGTCCGAGCGGCTTCTTCACAATGGTCATGTTTCTTCTGCCAGAATACCCGACCGAAGCTCCAGCGAAATGCCTTCAACTTTGCCCGCAATGCATCGAATAACGCCCGCACGGGACAGCCTTATACACCTACGATGGAGGAGATTCGTGCGCATTATAGCAAGAAGAACAGGACCGTAGC GTACTACGTCTTGAGTACAATCCTCGGATTTGTAACTCTCACTTATGGCTCTGTGCCCTTCTACAAGATG ATCTGCCAGACCACCGGCTGGGGCGGTCAGCCTGTACGTGCCCACGGCGGTCCAGGATCAGGCGACGAAGGCGATCTCGCAAGCCGAGTCGTCCCCGTTAGAGACGCCAAGCGAATCAAAGTCACTTTCAGTGCCTCTGTCTCCGATGTCCTGCCCTGGAAGTTCGTCCCTCAACAGCGAGAAGTGCGAGTTCTCCCCGGTGAGACCGCACTGGCTTTCTACAAGGCCACCAACAAAAGTGACCAGGACATCATCGGAGTTGCTACCTACAGTGTGACACCTGCCCAGTGTGCGCCGTACTTCAGTAAGATCCAGTGTTTCTGCTTCGAGGAGCAGCGTCTCAATGCGGGCGAGACTGTGGACATGCCCGTTTTCTTCTACTTGGACCCTGATCTGCTCAATGATATGAACATGAAGGGCGTAGAGACTGTGACATTGAGTTACACCTTCTTCA AAGCCAGATACGATAACAATGGACGATTCCAGAGACCTATGTCTGCATAG